One stretch of Streptomyces sp. NBC_00443 DNA includes these proteins:
- a CDS encoding FHA domain-containing protein, with product MQIRLTVVDPLAPPAPARGRAASCDVLVTAPAGTALATVASALASAVSGSDGPIVLYAGAERLDDRRSTLGEPPLIDGAVLSIGAPAAPEPHPELDDAPTQLHVVAGPDAGGVHLLHGGEIRIGRSAEADVPLDDPDVSRLHCAVTVAADGRVSVADLGSTNGTTLDGTRLTTRPVRFVPGALLRIGESALRLTPAGGPGARVRTEPDGEGHTRVPAGGGREADGPAAPGRGDAAVPHARVADGSGADASSGARPTAQEHGTGEPPVVPLQGGAPRIERHAGAHPPLPGPRGGETHGAGFGVGALDGRQGEEDAGDLFPGASTAAGTGLTDGTAAGSTRRGTPLRGTDVPPGVRRRGGLTAWARRLAGGRGEEDAVRHGTYDVDEPAEATGLPAPTSRSQLPEAWPDPASLLLTALGPGPRLWERSPGHPEALTVRLGTADRAAPDASGLLPAVPVTTDLREVGALGLAGPRERLAGLARAVLAQLAALHSPDALEVVLLSADRSRPLEERTAEWAWLGWLPHVRPGHGQDCRLLLAYDREQATARTEELLRRLEDLTAQPRGAGAAAVPDGQVPAQPAVRRPSWAQDDVPGDGTDGFPGPYTVVVVDGDPGGADVRDAVARLALEGPRAGIHVVCLAETASASPASPVTETYEAACTVAPVFRECGAVGLLSGDVATALRLMRVARGGSSEQGAVGRETAAAHGTAGSAPGGHGTAGDSPAGPGAAAPGAAPPAATPHGPIGHGTVAAVDAVSLAWAERFARALAPLRTEGTVGEGHARVSVPLPQAARLLDELGLARATPASLMARWADAADDPRALGGRACAVLGAGPRGPVGADLGADGPHLLIEGPPGSGRTELLRAVVASLAAAERPDRLGVVLIDGRDSAGGGGGHGEGLRACTDIPHVTTHLTANDPVRMREFAQSLSAELKRRAELLGRSDFAEWHTGRELSGRMVAQRAAGAGAADLTGDLDAPTSSTIRLRPGAARRQAQAVPPLPRLVVVVDDLDALVSPALGSPGRPAAGSVIRALEAVAREGERLGVHLVAAAAIGGRTAESEPARLATLRVTLDAVTAGPDEPAPGRGRLTWADGRAVPFQGGRVTGRIPRTATLRPTVVPLEWHRMGDPPARRPVRELGNGPTDLALLASAVERAAREVAATEVPSLL from the coding sequence ATGCAGATCCGGCTGACCGTCGTAGACCCGCTGGCCCCGCCTGCCCCGGCGCGTGGCCGCGCCGCGAGCTGCGACGTGCTGGTCACGGCACCAGCGGGCACGGCCCTGGCCACGGTGGCCTCGGCACTCGCCTCGGCGGTGTCCGGGAGCGACGGCCCGATCGTGCTGTACGCGGGCGCGGAGCGCCTCGACGACCGGCGCAGCACCCTCGGCGAGCCCCCTCTGATAGACGGCGCCGTACTCTCGATCGGCGCCCCCGCGGCGCCCGAGCCCCACCCCGAGCTGGACGACGCCCCGACGCAGTTGCATGTCGTGGCGGGCCCGGACGCGGGCGGGGTCCACCTTCTGCACGGCGGCGAGATCCGCATCGGCCGCTCCGCCGAGGCCGACGTACCACTCGACGACCCGGACGTCTCCCGGCTGCACTGCGCGGTCACGGTCGCCGCCGACGGCCGCGTCTCGGTCGCCGACCTCGGCTCCACCAACGGCACGACGCTGGACGGCACCCGGCTGACCACCCGTCCGGTGCGCTTCGTACCGGGCGCCCTGCTGCGGATCGGCGAATCGGCCCTGCGGCTGACTCCGGCCGGCGGCCCGGGGGCGCGGGTGCGGACGGAGCCGGACGGGGAGGGGCACACCCGTGTCCCTGCCGGGGGCGGCCGCGAGGCCGACGGCCCGGCGGCACCCGGGCGGGGTGACGCTGCAGTGCCGCACGCACGCGTGGCGGACGGAAGCGGCGCGGACGCCTCCTCGGGAGCGCGGCCGACCGCTCAGGAACACGGCACCGGCGAGCCGCCCGTCGTGCCCCTCCAGGGCGGGGCACCGCGCATCGAGCGGCACGCAGGGGCGCATCCGCCGCTCCCGGGGCCGCGCGGCGGCGAGACGCACGGCGCGGGCTTCGGGGTCGGCGCGCTCGACGGGCGGCAAGGCGAGGAAGACGCCGGGGACTTGTTCCCTGGTGCGTCCACGGCCGCCGGGACCGGGCTCACCGACGGCACAGCGGCCGGCAGCACCCGCAGGGGCACCCCGCTGCGGGGCACCGACGTCCCGCCGGGCGTGCGCAGGCGCGGCGGTCTCACGGCGTGGGCGCGGCGGCTGGCCGGCGGGCGCGGCGAGGAGGATGCGGTCCGGCACGGGACGTACGACGTCGACGAGCCGGCCGAGGCGACCGGGCTCCCCGCGCCGACGAGCCGGTCCCAATTGCCGGAGGCCTGGCCGGATCCGGCGTCCCTGCTGCTGACCGCGCTGGGGCCCGGGCCCCGGCTGTGGGAGCGCTCACCGGGGCACCCGGAGGCCCTCACGGTGCGGCTCGGCACGGCCGACCGTGCGGCGCCCGACGCCTCGGGACTGCTGCCCGCGGTGCCGGTGACCACCGATCTGCGGGAGGTCGGCGCGCTGGGCCTGGCCGGTCCACGCGAGCGGCTCGCCGGACTGGCCCGCGCGGTGCTCGCCCAACTCGCCGCGCTGCACTCGCCCGACGCCCTGGAGGTGGTCCTGCTCAGCGCGGACCGCTCCCGCCCGCTGGAGGAGCGCACCGCCGAGTGGGCGTGGCTGGGCTGGCTCCCGCATGTCCGCCCCGGACACGGCCAGGACTGCCGCCTGCTGCTGGCCTACGACCGCGAACAGGCGACGGCCCGTACCGAGGAGCTGCTGCGGCGGCTGGAGGACCTGACGGCGCAGCCGCGGGGCGCGGGCGCCGCGGCCGTGCCGGACGGGCAGGTGCCGGCGCAGCCTGCCGTTCGGCGGCCCTCGTGGGCCCAGGACGACGTGCCCGGTGACGGGACGGACGGGTTCCCCGGGCCGTACACCGTGGTCGTCGTGGACGGCGATCCCGGGGGCGCCGATGTGCGCGACGCGGTGGCGCGGCTGGCGTTGGAGGGGCCGCGGGCCGGGATCCACGTCGTGTGCCTCGCCGAGACGGCCTCGGCGTCGCCCGCGTCGCCGGTGACGGAGACCTACGAGGCGGCGTGCACGGTGGCGCCGGTGTTCCGGGAGTGCGGGGCGGTCGGGCTGCTCAGCGGGGACGTGGCGACGGCGCTGCGGCTGATGCGGGTGGCACGGGGCGGGTCGTCCGAGCAGGGCGCCGTCGGACGCGAGACCGCCGCAGCTCACGGCACGGCCGGCAGCGCCCCGGGCGGGCACGGCACGGCCGGCGACAGCCCGGCCGGGCCCGGTGCCGCCGCACCCGGTGCCGCTCCCCCCGCAGCCACCCCGCACGGCCCCATCGGGCACGGCACCGTCGCCGCGGTGGACGCCGTCTCCCTCGCCTGGGCGGAGCGGTTCGCACGGGCCCTGGCGCCGTTGCGGACGGAGGGGACCGTCGGGGAGGGGCACGCGCGCGTGTCCGTGCCCTTGCCTCAGGCGGCCCGGCTGCTCGACGAGTTGGGGCTGGCCCGGGCCACCCCGGCGTCGCTGATGGCGCGGTGGGCCGACGCGGCCGACGACCCTCGGGCCCTCGGTGGGCGGGCGTGTGCCGTGCTCGGGGCCGGGCCGCGCGGGCCGGTCGGCGCGGACCTCGGCGCCGACGGACCGCACCTGCTGATCGAGGGGCCGCCCGGCAGCGGGCGTACGGAATTGCTGCGGGCCGTCGTCGCTTCGCTCGCCGCGGCCGAGCGGCCGGACCGGCTGGGCGTCGTGCTGATCGACGGCCGGGACAGCGCCGGCGGGGGCGGCGGGCACGGCGAGGGGCTGCGGGCGTGCACGGACATACCGCATGTGACCACCCACCTGACCGCCAACGACCCCGTCCGCATGAGGGAGTTCGCCCAGTCGCTCAGCGCCGAGCTGAAGCGGCGCGCGGAGCTGCTCGGGCGGTCCGACTTCGCCGAGTGGCACACCGGGCGTGAGCTGTCGGGCCGGATGGTGGCACAGCGCGCGGCGGGGGCGGGTGCCGCTGATCTCACGGGGGATCTGGACGCGCCGACCAGTTCCACGATCCGGCTGCGGCCGGGGGCGGCCCGTCGGCAGGCCCAGGCCGTGCCGCCGCTGCCCCGGCTCGTGGTGGTCGTGGACGACCTGGACGCGCTGGTCTCGCCCGCACTGGGATCGCCGGGCAGGCCGGCGGCCGGCTCGGTGATACGCGCGCTGGAGGCGGTGGCCCGCGAGGGCGAGCGGCTCGGCGTGCATCTGGTGGCCGCGGCGGCCATCGGTGGCCGTACGGCGGAGTCGGAGCCGGCGCGACTGGCGACGCTGCGGGTGACGCTGGACGCGGTGACGGCGGGCCCGGACGAACCGGCACCGGGGCGGGGCCGGCTGACCTGGGCGGACGGAAGAGCGGTGCCGTTCCAGGGCGGGCGGGTCACGGGACGTATCCCGCGGACGGCGACGCTGCGGCCCACCGTCGTGCCGCTGGAGTGGCACCGCATGGGCGATCCGCCGGCCCGGCGCCCGGTCCGCGAGCTGGGGAACGGACCTACGGACCTGGCGTTGCTGGCCAGTGCGGTGGAGAGGGCGGCACGGGAGGTCGCGGCGACCGAGGTGCCCTCACTCCTGTAA